The Alphaproteobacteria bacterium genome contains a region encoding:
- a CDS encoding hydrogenase subunit MbhD domain-containing protein, with the protein MIELLVLLLCGSIIVSAILAICLSGLIPAMVSAGLASLFAAVCYVLLAAPDVAMTEASIGSGLSTVIFLYAIRRTRTAAE; encoded by the coding sequence ATGATCGAGCTTCTGGTCCTGCTTCTGTGCGGCAGCATCATCGTCAGCGCAATCCTCGCCATTTGTCTGAGCGGTCTCATTCCAGCGATGGTGAGCGCCGGGCTTGCAAGCCTGTTCGCAGCCGTCTGTTACGTGCTGCTCGCGGCACCCGATGTGGCGATGACCGAGGCATCGATTGGATCAGGCCTATCGACGGTGATCTTCCTATACGCCATTCGCAGGACGCGGACTGCGGCGGAGTAG
- a CDS encoding sodium:proton antiporter, protein MFNIPISSVVIATGFILILIGIWGLLTHRNIFRIVVGFSVMGTGTHLVIVAIGYVANGTAPIIDRGLSISDAPARAVDPIPSALVVTAIVIGLAVTAVMLAYAVRLHESKRSLSIDSFEESKW, encoded by the coding sequence GTGTTCAACATTCCGATTTCGAGCGTCGTCATAGCGACGGGATTCATCCTGATCCTGATCGGGATCTGGGGCTTGCTCACTCATCGCAATATCTTCCGGATCGTCGTCGGGTTTTCGGTGATGGGGACCGGGACCCACCTTGTCATCGTGGCGATCGGCTACGTGGCAAACGGGACGGCGCCGATCATCGACCGAGGCTTGAGCATCTCCGACGCGCCTGCGCGCGCGGTCGATCCGATACCGTCGGCGCTGGTCGTCACCGCGATCGTCATCGGGCTCGCCGTCACGGCGGTCATGCTCGCTTACGCGGTGCGGCTCCATGAGTCGAAGAGGTCGCTATCGATCGATTCCTTCGAGGAGTCGAAATGGTAG
- a CDS encoding efflux RND transporter periplasmic adaptor subunit yields MVSTWCVAPLLALLASLLADCSQQTETSAPEARPVRTVTAERREAGVPITMTGRIEAEDEVGLSFRIGGRILQSDLKVGDPVKAGQLIARLESQNEMNSLRAAQASLAAAQAQLTQARNHHERKETLLGQGWTTRANYDQAEKGLRTAQSQVEAAEAQLKTAHDLVSFTEIIADSPGVVTTLGPSAGEVVQAGQMIVRVARKDGRDAVFDVPAQLLRSAPQNPQISVSLTDDPRVTAIGRVRTVAPQADPVTRTFEVKVGLTDPPAAMRLGATVNGRMETEAVSMIELPASALTKHNGTPAVWVVDAPQRTVAIRSVDVARFDQASVVISQGLDSGEIVVTAGVQALHPGQKVRLIGLEK; encoded by the coding sequence GTGGTTTCCACCTGGTGCGTCGCCCCACTGTTGGCACTTCTGGCCAGTCTTCTTGCAGACTGCTCGCAGCAAACCGAGACGTCAGCGCCTGAGGCCCGGCCGGTGCGGACCGTGACGGCCGAGCGGCGCGAGGCAGGCGTCCCCATCACAATGACCGGCCGGATCGAAGCCGAAGATGAGGTTGGGCTGTCGTTTCGTATCGGAGGACGCATTCTCCAAAGCGATCTCAAGGTGGGCGATCCGGTCAAAGCAGGACAGTTGATCGCTCGTCTCGAATCCCAGAATGAAATGAATTCGTTACGGGCAGCCCAGGCCAGCCTCGCGGCCGCTCAGGCCCAGCTGACGCAGGCGCGCAATCACCACGAGCGGAAGGAAACGCTTCTGGGGCAGGGCTGGACGACGCGCGCCAATTACGATCAGGCGGAAAAAGGCCTTCGAACCGCGCAGTCCCAGGTCGAGGCGGCGGAAGCCCAGTTGAAGACGGCCCACGACCTCGTCAGCTTCACGGAAATCATCGCGGACTCGCCAGGAGTCGTGACGACATTGGGGCCGAGTGCCGGAGAGGTCGTACAGGCCGGTCAGATGATCGTGAGGGTCGCCCGCAAGGACGGACGTGACGCGGTATTCGACGTGCCCGCACAGTTGCTCCGCTCCGCGCCCCAAAACCCCCAAATCTCAGTGTCGCTGACCGACGACCCGCGGGTCACGGCTATTGGCCGGGTGCGGACGGTTGCGCCGCAGGCCGACCCGGTGACCCGGACATTCGAAGTGAAAGTCGGACTGACCGACCCGCCGGCCGCCATGCGCCTCGGTGCGACCGTGAACGGCCGGATGGAGACCGAGGCAGTCTCGATGATCGAGCTGCCCGCCTCGGCCTTGACCAAGCACAACGGAACGCCGGCGGTATGGGTTGTCGATGCGCCCCAGCGCACGGTGGCGATCCGCAGCGTCGATGTCGCGAGATTTGATCAGGCCAGCGTCGTCATCTCGCAGGGGCTCGACAGCGGAGAGATTGTCGTCACGGCAGGCGTTCAAGCGCTTCATCCCGGCCAGAAAGTCCGGCTCATCGGGCTCGAAAAATGA
- the mnhG gene encoding monovalent cation/H(+) antiporter subunit G, with amino-acid sequence MAEILGSIIVLVGAFFLFSAGLGMLRMPDAYTRIQAGTKASTLGNLLVLGGLAVYHPGWGLKLVIIVYFVLTTNPISSHALARAAHTIRIPMMNGTASNASRGAGSTSPVRS; translated from the coding sequence ATGGCCGAGATCCTCGGAAGCATCATCGTGCTGGTCGGCGCATTTTTCCTGTTCTCCGCCGGGCTCGGCATGTTGCGCATGCCGGACGCGTATACGCGCATCCAGGCGGGAACGAAGGCTTCGACGCTGGGCAACTTGCTCGTGCTGGGCGGGCTTGCCGTCTATCACCCCGGATGGGGCCTGAAGCTCGTCATCATCGTCTACTTCGTCCTCACGACCAACCCGATTTCATCGCACGCGCTGGCGCGGGCGGCTCATACGATCCGCATACCGATGATGAACGGCACCGCGAGCAACGCATCGCGCGGTGCCGGGTCTACGAGTCCGGTCCGTTCATGA
- a CDS encoding Na+/H+ antiporter subunit E, which translates to MDRPSAIGELRASSGLVSLWVVLIFIWIASNSSFAVEPVITGAVIAGVLAYTFGSGSGVWESIRPSPARLYHFIRYTGSFAVELVRANITMLRYVYSPRIDIAPGIVEIKTRLKSPIGRLALANSIALTPGSLVIDIKGDTLLIHWLDVKTAAPDEAAATIAGPFEEHLEKAFG; encoded by the coding sequence ATGGACCGACCATCCGCGATCGGCGAGTTGCGGGCATCGAGCGGATTGGTCTCGCTCTGGGTTGTGTTGATATTCATTTGGATCGCTTCAAATTCGTCGTTCGCGGTCGAACCCGTCATCACCGGTGCCGTGATCGCCGGAGTGCTCGCGTACACCTTCGGCTCGGGGAGCGGCGTCTGGGAAAGCATCAGGCCTTCGCCTGCGCGCCTCTACCATTTCATCCGGTACACCGGCAGCTTCGCCGTCGAGCTCGTCCGCGCAAACATCACCATGCTGCGGTACGTCTATTCGCCGCGTATCGACATTGCGCCGGGCATTGTTGAGATCAAGACCAGGCTGAAATCGCCGATCGGGCGCCTGGCGCTTGCCAATTCGATCGCGCTCACGCCCGGCTCGCTCGTCATCGATATCAAGGGCGACACCCTTCTCATCCACTGGCTCGACGTGAAGACCGCCGCCCCGGACGAGGCGGCCGCGACGATCGCCGGCCCGTTCGAGGAACATCTGGAGAAGGCCTTTGGCTAG
- a CDS encoding proton-conducting transporter membrane subunit yields MVAGLLHPLNIFIIGLGGGFLVPLVYRLGQAWLAAVFVAALACMTLISGVCLFNLARGAAPVEILTAGGVPPFSINLRVGLTESVFAFAVNLIALLGAAYFVRAKYAAILLYLILVMGIQGMVMTRDLFNLFVFLEIVSIATYGLLALRDTPAALSATFKYLMATVLASTFFLLGTGLLYSATGMLNIDDIIAMKDTIAGPIGPAALMFLLGCLLIELKPFPANGWGLDVYETAQSGVAALIAVGVTAGVFFALVKLLPLFGEHLAVVAALGAVTFVASNLIGLRQDNAPRLLGYSSIGQMGLLTMTLALLRQDDMAAQLIIAGLFINHLLAKAGLFWLAGHVGADRLRDWSTVLGRPIVVLTFGILLAAIAGFPPFPGFWAKWHLVFELAASERYIWIAIVLLGSLLEAAYLFGWLGRLLRDADEAAQATRNRNDADLLPVFGAAFFLVVTGLAGAIIAGLSAFWVFVPLFTGFAIFLLDGLPGRTKALLVIAATLLGGLWLVHDQSGVRYLFAVLLYSGGAVLSVACLYRSDQRPGFHALLAVLLLSLPALPRASTSLEFFFIWETITLSSYFLVVRRRESAADAFPYLLFSLVAAFFLLVGFAMAHAVTGTSSLTALRISGPGSSAIFVFLAIGFLIKAGAIGVHVWLPGVYTHADDDLSAILSALVSKVAMFGLLIGTYVAVRSEMTLPLAYVLGWIGALTTLAGAMMAVRQDDVKRMLAYSSMSQLGYIVTAIALLSHLGWVTALYLVANHMMVKGILFLTIAAVILRVGRGMFVDLRGIAWSMPYTFGAAAVAIVSMSGLPPLAGFGAKWLLLSALMEKGWYGQLAVGVLATFVGFLYMARFILTAFLPRPAVRQRGMDAPAPILVTQYLMIAGILVVSFYPKLLINQVSAAIDPYFASTLVWEGMSLELIYGHWNPVPVMALAVIASVILWTVLSMLQRTGRFDWLTGRTEGGARASASDLVFYPLFAVLTPPMVHAFWSSVSTVTLGIAERTRRVYTGNGQVYCLYILYYFVFLYLVCGGFNRFWTSS; encoded by the coding sequence ATGGTAGCAGGCCTGCTGCATCCGCTGAACATCTTCATCATCGGGCTCGGCGGCGGGTTTCTGGTTCCGTTGGTGTACCGCTTGGGACAGGCGTGGCTCGCAGCCGTGTTCGTGGCCGCGCTCGCCTGCATGACGCTGATCTCGGGCGTTTGCCTCTTCAACCTGGCACGTGGCGCCGCACCGGTCGAAATCCTGACGGCGGGCGGCGTGCCCCCCTTCTCCATCAATCTGCGCGTGGGCCTCACGGAGAGCGTCTTTGCGTTTGCCGTCAACCTGATCGCGCTGCTCGGCGCAGCCTATTTCGTGCGCGCGAAGTACGCGGCCATCCTGCTCTATCTCATCCTGGTGATGGGCATCCAGGGCATGGTGATGACGCGCGACCTTTTCAATCTTTTTGTGTTTCTCGAGATCGTTTCGATCGCGACATACGGGCTTCTCGCACTGCGCGACACGCCCGCGGCGCTGTCCGCGACCTTCAAATACCTGATGGCGACCGTACTCGCCTCGACGTTTTTCCTGCTTGGCACAGGATTGCTGTACTCGGCGACCGGGATGCTCAACATCGACGACATCATCGCCATGAAGGACACGATCGCCGGTCCGATCGGACCTGCCGCGCTGATGTTCCTGCTGGGATGCCTGCTGATCGAGTTGAAACCGTTTCCTGCCAACGGCTGGGGGCTCGATGTCTATGAGACGGCACAGAGCGGCGTTGCGGCGCTGATCGCAGTCGGTGTCACGGCCGGCGTGTTCTTTGCCCTGGTGAAGCTGCTGCCGCTGTTCGGCGAACACTTGGCCGTCGTTGCCGCGCTGGGGGCGGTGACGTTTGTAGCGTCCAATCTGATCGGATTGCGGCAGGACAATGCGCCGCGCCTGCTCGGCTATTCGTCAATCGGCCAGATGGGCCTTTTGACGATGACGCTCGCGCTGTTGCGGCAGGACGACATGGCGGCGCAACTGATTATTGCCGGCCTGTTCATCAATCATCTCCTGGCGAAAGCTGGGCTGTTTTGGCTTGCCGGTCATGTGGGGGCAGACCGTCTGAGAGATTGGTCAACTGTCCTCGGTCGCCCAATTGTTGTTTTGACATTCGGGATACTTCTCGCCGCCATCGCGGGATTCCCGCCGTTTCCGGGATTCTGGGCGAAATGGCATCTGGTCTTCGAGCTCGCCGCGAGCGAGCGGTACATCTGGATAGCCATCGTGTTGCTTGGATCGCTCCTGGAAGCAGCCTACCTCTTCGGCTGGCTCGGCCGGTTGCTTCGTGATGCGGATGAAGCAGCTCAAGCGACGCGAAACCGGAACGACGCAGATTTGCTGCCCGTCTTCGGCGCGGCGTTCTTCCTTGTCGTGACCGGTCTCGCAGGCGCCATCATTGCCGGTTTGTCGGCATTCTGGGTGTTCGTCCCGCTCTTCACCGGTTTCGCCATATTCCTGCTCGACGGGTTGCCGGGCCGCACCAAGGCGCTGCTGGTCATCGCCGCCACGCTGCTCGGCGGACTATGGCTGGTCCACGACCAATCGGGAGTCAGGTATCTTTTCGCGGTCCTCCTCTACAGCGGCGGGGCCGTGCTTTCGGTCGCATGCCTTTATCGCAGCGACCAGCGGCCGGGCTTCCACGCGCTTCTTGCCGTGTTGCTTCTTTCGCTGCCGGCGCTGCCGCGCGCCTCCACCAGCCTGGAGTTCTTCTTCATCTGGGAGACCATCACGCTTTCGTCGTATTTCCTGGTCGTGCGCCGTCGCGAGTCCGCCGCGGATGCATTTCCCTATTTGCTGTTTTCGCTGGTCGCTGCGTTTTTCCTGCTGGTCGGGTTCGCAATGGCGCACGCCGTCACCGGCACCTCGTCACTGACCGCATTGCGGATATCCGGCCCGGGCAGCAGCGCGATCTTTGTGTTTCTCGCGATCGGATTCCTCATCAAGGCCGGCGCGATCGGGGTCCACGTCTGGCTGCCTGGCGTCTACACGCACGCGGACGATGACCTGTCCGCGATCCTGTCCGCCCTCGTCAGCAAGGTGGCGATGTTCGGCTTGCTGATCGGCACCTATGTGGCCGTGCGCTCGGAGATGACGCTCCCGCTTGCCTATGTGCTGGGCTGGATCGGCGCGCTCACCACGCTGGCGGGCGCAATGATGGCGGTCCGCCAGGACGATGTGAAGCGCATGCTGGCTTATTCGAGCATGAGTCAGCTCGGCTACATCGTCACCGCAATTGCCTTGTTGAGTCACCTCGGTTGGGTCACGGCATTGTATCTGGTCGCGAACCACATGATGGTGAAGGGCATCCTGTTCCTCACCATCGCGGCCGTCATCCTTCGGGTCGGACGGGGCATGTTCGTCGATCTGCGCGGAATAGCCTGGAGCATGCCCTATACATTCGGGGCCGCGGCGGTGGCGATCGTCTCGATGTCGGGCTTGCCACCGCTTGCGGGATTTGGCGCCAAGTGGCTGCTGCTCAGCGCATTGATGGAAAAGGGCTGGTACGGGCAGCTCGCGGTCGGTGTGCTGGCGACCTTCGTGGGCTTTCTCTACATGGCGCGCTTCATCCTCACCGCCTTCCTTCCTCGACCGGCGGTCCGGCAGCGCGGCATGGACGCGCCCGCGCCAATCCTGGTCACACAATATTTGATGATCGCGGGAATTCTGGTCGTCTCGTTCTACCCGAAGCTGCTGATCAATCAGGTTTCGGCAGCGATCGATCCCTATTTCGCGTCAACTCTTGTCTGGGAAGGAATGTCGCTGGAGTTGATCTATGGCCACTGGAATCCCGTTCCGGTGATGGCGCTGGCCGTGATCGCGTCAGTGATCCTGTGGACCGTGCTATCGATGCTGCAGCGTACCGGCCGCTTCGACTGGCTCACCGGGCGGACAGAAGGCGGCGCGAGGGCGTCTGCCTCCGATCTCGTCTTCTATCCCCTCTTCGCGGTTCTGACGCCTCCGATGGTGCACGCGTTCTGGAGCAGCGTATCTACGGTGACGCTCGGCATCGCGGAGCGCACCCGCAGGGTCTATACCGGCAATGGTCAGGTCTATTGCCTGTACATCCTGTACTACTTTGTCTTTCTGTATCTCGTTTGCGGCGGCTTCAACCGTTTCTGGACATCCAGCTAG
- the mbhE gene encoding hydrogen gas-evolving membrane-bound hydrogenase subunit E, with product MIRPAANALAVALLGVVLAGLVAGHSEPETLRSLAKTYITMAPQELATPNVVTAILLNYRAFDTLGEVAVLFMVAAGIGLVLGGRGEPRDALPAREPEPTVASSEIVRSGAALLFPLISIFAAYIIMNGHLSAGGGFQGGAVLASGVMLLLLARPGYPLDVGFLSTTESLAGVLLVVTGLAGLIFAGGFLDSRVLPLGQFGSFFSAGAIPVLSVLLGIKVGCELSVIIDQFRR from the coding sequence ATGATCCGCCCCGCAGCGAATGCATTGGCCGTGGCGTTGCTCGGCGTCGTGCTGGCGGGCCTCGTGGCCGGACACAGCGAGCCGGAAACGTTGCGATCGCTGGCGAAGACCTACATCACGATGGCGCCGCAAGAACTTGCTACGCCCAACGTCGTTACCGCGATCCTGCTGAACTATCGCGCATTCGACACGCTCGGGGAGGTGGCCGTGCTGTTCATGGTGGCCGCCGGTATCGGTCTCGTCCTGGGCGGCCGAGGAGAACCGCGCGATGCGCTTCCGGCACGAGAGCCGGAGCCGACCGTTGCATCGAGCGAGATCGTACGCAGCGGCGCCGCGCTGCTGTTTCCGCTGATCTCGATATTTGCCGCCTACATCATCATGAACGGTCACCTGTCGGCCGGAGGCGGCTTCCAGGGCGGCGCCGTATTGGCGTCCGGCGTCATGCTGCTGTTGCTGGCGCGGCCCGGTTATCCGCTCGATGTCGGCTTCCTCAGCACAACGGAATCCCTCGCCGGCGTCCTGCTCGTCGTCACCGGACTTGCGGGCTTGATCTTCGCGGGCGGCTTCCTCGACAGCCGCGTCCTTCCGCTCGGCCAATTCGGTTCGTTCTTCAGCGCCGGCGCGATACCCGTGCTCTCGGTCCTGCTGGGTATCAAAGTCGGCTGCGAGCTCAGTGTGATCATCGATCAATTCCGGCGCTGA
- a CDS encoding monovalent cation/H+ antiporter complex subunit F, with protein MASIILLVAAALVLLGIAFAVIRLALGQTVIDRIAAVDMLTVISISIIALYAHVADRFIYLDVALVYGVLSFLGVMAVARYLERGL; from the coding sequence TTGGCTAGCATCATCCTGCTTGTCGCGGCGGCTCTTGTTCTTCTCGGCATCGCGTTCGCGGTGATCCGGCTGGCCCTCGGTCAAACCGTCATCGACCGTATCGCAGCGGTCGACATGCTGACCGTCATTTCGATCTCCATCATCGCGCTCTACGCCCACGTGGCGGATCGCTTCATTTATCTCGATGTGGCGCTGGTCTACGGCGTGCTGAGCTTTCTTGGCGTCATGGCGGTCGCCCGATATCTCGAACGGGGGCTGTGA
- a CDS encoding efflux RND transporter permease subunit — translation MTGFNLSGWALNNRSIVVYFMLVGIIAGVFSYFRLGRAEDPTFVIKTMVVQAAWPGASIEETLKQVTERLERKLQETPKLDFLRSFTTAGVTTIFVNLQGNTTAREVPVIWDRVRTNIGDIRSSLPAGIVGPGFNDDFGDTFGIIFGFTTDGFTHRDLRDHVEDIRSRLLQVPDVSKIEILGAQDERIFVEFSMQELASLGIDRSALIAALQTQNIVRPAGIIHTGNERLSLRVSGAFESEQDVRNVNFVVGGRILRLSDIAQVRRAYADPPQPLFRVSGEPAIGLAIAMRDGGDILALGRNLERALKEITANLPIGIEPKLVADQAVTVKTAIGEFMTSLWQAIAIILVVSFISLGVRPGLVIALAIPLTLVFVFSIMQMASIDMQRISLGALIIALALLVDDAMTTTDAMLTRLAQGDSKAEAGAFAFRTYAFAMLSGTLVTIAGFVPVGFAASSAGEYTFTLFAVVGIALVVSWFVAVIFAPLLGVAILNPPAKAQSADQGRIFRWYRGFLSFAIRMKWITIALTLGLFVLSILALPLIPRQFFPSSDRPELLVDLTLPQNASIYASETAAERFDALLRNDPDVERWSTYVGRGAIRFYLPLNVQLPNPFFSQAVVVAKDVAARNRLQAKLEKALAEQFPNVVGRVYPLELGPPVGWPLQYRVSGPDIGQVRDIAFQLAKVVSATPQAKMVHFEWIEPARQVRIRVDQDEARLLGLSTQAIASVMNTVTSGLAITQVRDDIYLIDVVVRATDEQRVSLDNLRTIQVPLPNGRTVALSQFASFEYQQEYPLVWRRDRVPTLTVQADVAPGALPETVVTALAPGIADLAKSLPPPYRIVTGGTVEESQKSQASVVAVVPVMILIMLTVLVVQLGSFQRLLLVLSVAPLGLIGVVAALLLFQQPLGFVAILGVLALLGMITKNAVILIGQIDAERLAGKNVREAAIDASSARFRPIMLTAISTVLGMIPIAPTVFWGPMAFAIMGGLLVGTLLTLVFLPTIYVTWFSVREEREAKAIAATG, via the coding sequence ATGACCGGATTCAATCTGTCCGGCTGGGCGCTTAATAACCGCTCGATCGTCGTCTATTTCATGCTCGTCGGTATCATCGCGGGCGTCTTTTCGTATTTTCGTCTGGGGCGCGCCGAGGATCCGACCTTCGTCATCAAGACAATGGTCGTGCAGGCTGCGTGGCCGGGCGCCTCCATCGAGGAAACCCTCAAGCAAGTCACCGAACGCCTGGAACGCAAGCTGCAGGAGACCCCAAAGCTCGACTTCCTGCGAAGCTTCACGACCGCGGGCGTCACGACAATATTCGTAAATTTGCAAGGCAACACGACCGCACGTGAAGTTCCGGTTATCTGGGATCGTGTGCGCACGAATATTGGCGACATACGCTCTTCACTCCCCGCCGGAATTGTCGGGCCTGGATTTAACGACGATTTCGGAGACACCTTCGGGATAATCTTCGGTTTCACGACCGACGGTTTTACGCACCGCGACCTGCGCGATCACGTCGAGGATATCCGCTCGCGGCTGCTTCAGGTGCCGGACGTTTCGAAGATCGAGATCCTCGGTGCCCAGGACGAAAGGATATTTGTCGAGTTTTCGATGCAGGAGCTCGCCAGCCTCGGCATCGATCGCTCCGCACTGATCGCCGCGTTGCAGACCCAGAATATCGTCCGCCCTGCCGGAATCATCCATACGGGAAACGAAAGGCTATCGCTGCGCGTATCGGGAGCATTCGAATCCGAGCAGGACGTCCGGAATGTCAATTTCGTGGTCGGCGGACGCATCTTGCGCCTCAGCGATATCGCGCAGGTTCGGCGCGCCTACGCGGATCCCCCGCAGCCGCTTTTCCGCGTCAGCGGCGAGCCCGCGATCGGCTTGGCGATCGCCATGCGCGACGGCGGCGACATTCTCGCCTTGGGCAGGAATCTCGAGCGCGCATTGAAGGAGATAACCGCCAACCTGCCCATTGGCATCGAGCCGAAGCTCGTGGCCGACCAGGCCGTCACGGTCAAGACGGCAATCGGCGAGTTCATGACGTCACTCTGGCAGGCCATCGCCATCATACTCGTGGTGAGTTTCATCAGCCTGGGCGTCCGGCCGGGCCTGGTCATCGCTCTCGCGATCCCGCTGACACTCGTCTTCGTCTTCTCGATCATGCAGATGGCGAGCATCGACATGCAGCGCATATCGCTTGGCGCGCTGATCATCGCGCTCGCACTGCTGGTCGATGACGCGATGACGACCACCGATGCGATGCTCACGCGCCTTGCCCAGGGCGACAGCAAGGCCGAGGCCGGGGCGTTCGCATTTCGCACCTATGCGTTCGCGATGCTCTCCGGCACGCTGGTGACGATCGCAGGCTTCGTTCCGGTCGGCTTTGCGGCAAGTTCCGCCGGCGAATACACGTTCACGCTCTTCGCCGTCGTCGGCATCGCGCTCGTGGTCTCGTGGTTCGTCGCCGTCATCTTTGCGCCGCTGCTCGGGGTTGCCATTCTCAACCCCCCCGCAAAGGCGCAGTCGGCGGATCAAGGCCGGATATTCCGGTGGTACCGCGGCTTCCTGTCGTTCGCGATCAGGATGAAATGGATAACGATCGCGTTGACGCTCGGTCTGTTCGTTCTCTCAATTCTCGCGCTGCCGCTGATTCCGCGGCAGTTTTTTCCCTCCTCCGATCGTCCCGAGCTGCTTGTCGACCTGACCTTGCCGCAGAATGCGTCGATCTACGCGAGCGAAACTGCGGCGGAGCGTTTCGATGCGCTCTTGCGCAACGATCCGGATGTCGAACGCTGGAGCACCTATGTGGGGCGCGGCGCCATCCGGTTCTATCTTCCGCTGAACGTGCAGTTGCCCAACCCGTTCTTCTCGCAGGCAGTGGTCGTGGCCAAGGACGTGGCGGCGCGAAACCGTCTCCAGGCGAAGCTCGAGAAAGCACTGGCTGAGCAGTTTCCCAACGTCGTCGGCCGGGTGTATCCGCTGGAGCTTGGTCCGCCCGTTGGCTGGCCGTTGCAGTATCGCGTGAGCGGTCCCGACATCGGTCAGGTCCGCGACATCGCCTTCCAGCTCGCCAAGGTCGTGTCGGCCACCCCGCAAGCCAAGATGGTTCATTTCGAATGGATCGAGCCGGCGCGGCAGGTCCGCATTCGGGTCGACCAGGACGAAGCCCGGCTGCTCGGCCTCTCGACACAGGCCATTGCGAGCGTGATGAATACCGTGACGTCGGGCCTTGCGATCACGCAGGTTCGCGACGACATCTATTTGATCGACGTCGTCGTGCGCGCGACCGACGAGCAGCGCGTGTCGCTCGACAATCTGCGGACCATCCAGGTGCCGCTTCCGAACGGGCGGACCGTCGCGCTTAGCCAGTTCGCATCTTTCGAGTATCAGCAGGAGTATCCGCTGGTGTGGCGGCGTGACCGCGTTCCCACGCTTACCGTGCAGGCCGATGTGGCGCCGGGGGCCTTGCCGGAAACGGTGGTGACCGCGCTCGCGCCCGGCATCGCGGACCTCGCCAAGAGCCTGCCGCCGCCCTACCGGATCGTGACGGGCGGTACCGTCGAGGAGAGTCAGAAATCTCAGGCGTCGGTGGTGGCGGTCGTGCCGGTGATGATCCTCATCATGCTGACCGTACTCGTCGTGCAGCTGGGCAGCTTTCAGCGTCTGCTTCTTGTGCTCAGTGTTGCGCCGCTCGGCTTGATCGGCGTCGTTGCGGCACTGCTTTTGTTTCAGCAACCTCTGGGATTTGTCGCCATTCTCGGTGTTCTGGCATTGCTCGGCATGATCACCAAGAATGCCGTGATCCTGATCGGCCAGATCGATGCGGAAAGACTCGCCGGCAAGAACGTGCGCGAAGCTGCGATCGACGCGAGCAGCGCACGATTCCGGCCAATCATGCTGACCGCCATATCGACGGTCCTCGGCATGATTCCGATCGCCCCAACGGTCTTCTGGGGGCCGATGGCCTTCGCAATCATGGGCGGGCTTCTGGTCGGCACCCTGCTGACGCTGGTTTTCCTGCCGACGATCTACGTCACGTGGTTCAGCGTCCGCGAAGAGCGTGAAGCGAAGGCGATAGCAGCAACGGGATAG